A single region of the Nocardioides sp. W7 genome encodes:
- a CDS encoding NtaA/DmoA family FMN-dependent monooxygenase (This protein belongs to a clade of FMN-dependent monooxygenases, within a broader family of flavin-dependent oxidoreductases, the luciferase-like monooxygenase (LMM) family, some of whose members use coenzyme F420 rather than FMN.) — protein MKVEETPAGTDGNRMSLCMFMGTTGYHSASWRLPGSNLRGGTDPAHFAAQARLAEEGGFDAVFLADSMALWSDVRERPAGVIDPSVLACAAIAATEHIGVVLTFSTSFNEPYNVARRLTSLDHLSGGRIGWNIVTSATQEAAQNFGLDTIPDHGERYRRGEEFVEVCLKLWDSWDDDAVIGDRAGWWADPARIRAIDHVGEFFSVRGPLDVPPSPQRVPLLVQAGSSPAGMALAAARADVVFTVQATIDAAAGFRAEIQDLARRSGRSTPVRLLPGLIPVVRDTDEEAEDYLAQLDSMLDLTDGLRQLERSLGWDPGSLALDDPFAPDLPVPESVAGNQTYYRVIKDMADERRHSVRDVVRRMSTSRGHRLVVGSPETVAEAMSDWVDRGAADGYIVMPAVLPDDLQVFVDEVVPLLRKSGHLPAGHDDRVLADRFRSTDLAR, from the coding sequence GTGAAGGTGGAGGAGACACCCGCGGGCACGGACGGCAACCGGATGAGTCTGTGCATGTTCATGGGGACCACCGGCTATCACAGTGCCTCCTGGCGGCTGCCGGGCTCGAACCTGCGCGGTGGCACCGATCCCGCTCACTTCGCCGCGCAGGCACGACTGGCCGAGGAGGGCGGGTTCGATGCCGTGTTCCTCGCCGACAGCATGGCCCTGTGGTCCGACGTACGGGAGCGGCCCGCAGGAGTCATCGACCCGTCGGTGCTGGCCTGCGCCGCGATCGCGGCGACCGAGCACATCGGCGTGGTCCTCACGTTCTCGACGTCGTTCAACGAGCCGTACAACGTCGCGCGTCGGTTGACCTCCCTCGACCACCTCAGTGGCGGTCGGATCGGGTGGAACATCGTGACGTCCGCGACACAGGAGGCGGCCCAGAACTTCGGCCTCGACACGATTCCCGACCACGGCGAGCGGTATCGACGAGGCGAGGAGTTCGTCGAGGTGTGCCTGAAGCTGTGGGACAGCTGGGACGACGACGCCGTCATCGGCGACCGTGCCGGTTGGTGGGCCGATCCTGCACGGATTCGTGCCATCGACCATGTCGGAGAGTTCTTCAGCGTCCGGGGGCCCCTCGATGTCCCGCCGTCGCCGCAACGGGTTCCCCTGCTCGTCCAGGCAGGATCCAGTCCGGCGGGCATGGCACTGGCTGCGGCGCGGGCCGATGTCGTCTTCACCGTGCAGGCGACGATCGACGCAGCAGCGGGGTTCCGGGCCGAGATCCAGGACCTGGCGCGGCGCTCCGGTCGGAGCACCCCGGTGCGCCTCCTGCCGGGCCTGATTCCCGTGGTCCGGGACACCGACGAGGAGGCCGAGGACTACCTGGCGCAGCTCGACTCGATGCTCGACCTCACCGACGGCCTGCGCCAACTCGAACGAAGCCTCGGCTGGGATCCCGGGTCGCTCGCGCTCGATGACCCGTTCGCGCCCGATCTCCCGGTGCCGGAGTCGGTCGCCGGCAACCAGACCTACTACCGGGTGATCAAGGACATGGCCGACGAGCGGCGCCATTCGGTGCGCGACGTCGTGCGCCGGATGAGCACCAGCCGTGGTCACCGGCTGGTCGTCGGTTCGCCCGAGACCGTCGCCGAGGCGATGAGCGACTGGGTCGATCGCGGAGCGGCCGACGGCTACATCGTGATGCCGGCCGTCCTGCCGGACGACCTCCAGGTGTTCGTCGACGAGGTCGTTCCTCTGTTGCGGAAGTCAGGCCACCTCCCCGCTGGCCACGACGATCGGGTGCTGGCCGATCGATTCCGGTCGACGGACCTCGCTCGATGA